The Mangifera indica cultivar Alphonso chromosome 8, CATAS_Mindica_2.1, whole genome shotgun sequence genome has a window encoding:
- the LOC123224391 gene encoding exocyst complex component SEC15B-like: protein MQSVRTRRKVAPATANGGDSAEKLDQLLLSSAICNGEDLGSFIRKAFASGKPETLLHHLRQFSRSKESEIEEVCKAHYQDFIMAVDDLRSLLSDVDSLKSALSDSNSKLQFVAGPLLSSLDSYVEAQNISKNVDLALKSIVSCMKLMELCSRVNHHLSSNNFYMALKCTDAMESEFLDKTPSSTLRRMLEKKIPAIRTFIERKVNKEFGDWLVEIRAVSRNLGQLAIGQASSVRQREEDLRIKQREAEEQSRLSLRDCVYALHEDDEDGFHGGVENDSNGVSALLGFDLTPLYRAYHLHQTLGLEDRFKKYYFENRKLQLTSDFQVSSMTPFLESHQTFFAQIAGFFIVEDRMLRTGGNLISKIEVENLWDAAVSKMSSVLEDQFSRMQTANHLLLIKDYVSLLGVTLRRYGYPVDALLDVLSKHRDKYHELLLSDCRKQIAEALAADKFEQMLMKKEYEYSMNVLSFQIQTSDIVPAFPYVAPFSSTVPDCCRIVRSFIEDSVSFMSHGGQLDFYDVVKKYLDRLLAEVLDEALVKLINTSVHGVSQAMQVAANMAVLERACDFFFRHAAQLSGIPMRVAERSRRQFPLNKARDAAEEMLSGLLKTKIDGFMTLIENVNWMADDPVQNGNEYVNEVIIYLETLVSTAQQILPAQVLRRVLQDVLSHISETIVGALYGDSVKRFNINAIMGIDVDVRLLESFADNLTPLFTVEDANQLKTALTESRQMVNLLLSNHPENFLNPVIRERSYNSLDYRKLVTISEKLRDPSDRLFGTFGSRAARQNPKKKSLDTLIKRLKDVS, encoded by the coding sequence ATGCAATCAGTAAGGACCCGACGCAAAGTGGCTCCAGCCACCGCAAACGGCGGTGACTCGGCGGAGAAACTGGACCAACTTCTCCTTTCATCCGCCATCTGCAACGGCGAAGACTTAGGGTCGTTTATTCGCAAAGCCTTCGCATCAGGAAAGCCCGAGACACTCCTCCATCATTTGCGCCAGTTTTCCCGATCCAAAGAATCCGAGATCGAGGAAGTCTGCAAGGCTCACTACCAAGACTTCATCATGGCCGTTGATGATCTCCGATCTCTGCTATCCGATGTCGATTCGCTCAAATCGGCTCTCTCGgattcaaactcaaaactcCAGTTTGTAGCTGGTCCGCTTCTATCATCACTTGACTCCTACGTAGAAGcgcaaaatatttcaaaaaacgTTGACTTAGCGCTGAAATCAATTGTGTCTTGTATGAAATTGATGGAGCTTTGTTCACGAGTGAATCATCATCTCTCTAGCAACAACTTTTACATGGCTTTGAAGTGCACTGATGCAATGGAGAgtgaatttttagataaaacGCCATCTTCTACTTTAAGAAGAatgttagaaaagaaaattccagcTATTAGAACCTTCATCGAGAGAAAGGTAAACAAGGAGTTTGGTGATTGGCTAGTTGAGATCCGTGCAGTGAGCCGAAATTTAGGTCAATTAGCAATCGGTCAAGCTTCTTCGGTGAGGCAAAGAGAAGAGGATTTACGAATTAAGCAGAGAGAAGCTGAGGAGCAGAGTCGGCTCAGTTTACGTGACTGCGTTTACGCTTTACACGAGGATGACGAGGATGGATTTCACGGCGGTGTTGAAAATGATAGTAACGGTGTCTCTGCTCTGTTAGGATTTGATTTGACTCCTCTTTATAGAGCTTATCATTTACACCAAACTTTAGGTCTTGAAGATCGATTTAAGAAATACTATTTTGAAAATCGGAAGCTTCAATTGACGTCTGATTTTCAGGTATCTTCAATGACTCCGTTTTTAGAATCTCATCAAACATTTTTCGCCCAAATTGCtggtttttttattgttgaagaTCGAATGTTAAGGACTGGTGGTAATTTGATATCTAAAATTGAAGTTGAGAATTTGTGGGATGCGGCTGTTAGTAAAATGTCTTCTGTACTGGAGGATCAGTTTTCGAGAATGCAAACAGCTAATCATCTCCTTCTGATTAAGGATTACGTGAGTTTGTTAGGTGTCACATTGCGCAGATATGGGTACCCTGTTGATGCTTTGCTTGATGTTTTGAGTAAACATAGGGATAAGTATCACGAGTTATTGTTGTCAGATTGTCGTAAACAGATTGCTGAAGCCCTTGCTGCTGATAAGTTTGAGCAAATGTTGATGAAGAAAGAGTATGAGTATTCTATGAATGTACTTTCATTTCAGATTCAGACGTCAGATATTGTTCCTGCCTTTCCTTATGTTGCACCATTCTCGTCTACAGTTCCTGATTGTTGTAGGATTGTGCGGTCATTCATTGAGGACTCAGTGAGTTTCATGTCGCATGGTGGGCAGCTGGATTTCTATGATGTTGTTAAAAAGTATTTGGATAGGCTTTTGGCTGAAGTTTTGGACGAGGCTCTTGTGAAACTTATTAATACATCTGTTCATGGGGTTTCTCAGGCAATGCAGGTTGCCGCTAATATGGCTGTTTTAGAGCGTGCTTGCGATTTTTTCTTTCGTCATGCTGCACAGCTTTCAGGAATTCCAATGAGAGTGGCAGAGAGAAGTAGGAGGCAGTTTCCTCTAAACAAAGCACGTGATGCTGCCGAGGAGATGCTGTCTGGGTTGCTTAAAACAAAGATTGATGGTTTCATGACATTGATTGAGAATGTGAACTGGATGGCTGATGATCCCGTACAGAATGGCAATGAATATGTAAATGAGGTTATAATATATTTGGAGACTCTCGTCTCCACGGCTCAACAAATATTGCCTGCACAGGTTCTTAGAAGGGTTCTACAAGATGTTCTTTCTCACATATCAGAAACCATTGTAGGGGCTTTATATGGTGATTCTGTTAAGAGGTTTAATATAAATGCTATCATGGGAATTGATGTAGATGTTCGACTTCTGGAATCTTTTGCCGATAATCTAACTCCCTTGTTCACAGTTGAGGATGCAAATCAGTTGAAAACAGCCCTTACTGAGTCAAGGCAGATGGTTAATTTGTTACTGAGCAATCACCCTGAGAATTTTCTGAATCCAGTGATTAGGGAGAGGAGCTACAATTCTTTGGATTATCGGAAATTAGTGACAATATCAGAGAAGTTGAGGGATCCTTCAGATAGGCTGTTTGGAACCTTTGGAAGCAGGGCTGCCCGACAGAATCCTAAGAAGAAATCTCTGGATACATTGATAAAAAGACTCAAGGACGTGAGCTGA